A stretch of the Brevinematales bacterium genome encodes the following:
- a CDS encoding DUF4476 domain-containing protein yields MKSGVFRALFLLLLSTFALAYAIDDSSFQELIGRIKLVEFASDKTEILREYAAAERFTAAQVVAVLAQFKFSTDKLKVLAMFSNKVTDLSNISKIADSFAFAADKSEAAQMMAGWTFPSVNASMTHSAGASQTIKALAKQLAAPKFSKDKLKLFRNTLAALGEMLNGDDILLIMGAFDFSADKVEALRFLGDYTSGITCAEAALILRKIPFSKDRLALLRVIKDWITDTGEVHSLTAAFEFEADKVEAWKILKSVKPVSLMFGIVKKSPAVFVIDYSGSMTVKFKAGGVQMTRLDYVLNELETALTNLPPGMTFNVVAFHTEVVPWAAAPLPASKNNLQSAVTFMRKVSPEGGTAIYDALEYAYSQNPQAIYFLTDGIPTHGAKTAVADILADVKKWHAANPCPIYAIAFLMGEFGGDNKTSSKSFLKQLSEITGGVFRVME; encoded by the coding sequence ATGAAATCCGGCGTATTTCGCGCGCTTTTTCTTCTATTACTTTCCACATTCGCGCTTGCGTATGCTATCGACGATTCATCCTTCCAGGAATTAATCGGGCGGATAAAGCTGGTCGAGTTCGCCTCCGATAAGACCGAGATTCTCCGCGAGTACGCCGCCGCAGAGCGTTTCACCGCGGCGCAGGTAGTCGCCGTCCTCGCGCAGTTCAAGTTCTCCACCGATAAGCTGAAAGTTCTCGCGATGTTTTCCAATAAAGTCACCGACCTGAGCAATATCTCCAAGATCGCGGATTCATTCGCGTTCGCGGCGGACAAGTCCGAGGCGGCGCAGATGATGGCGGGGTGGACATTCCCCTCGGTCAACGCGTCCATGACCCATTCCGCTGGCGCGTCGCAGACCATCAAGGCGCTCGCGAAACAGCTCGCCGCGCCCAAGTTCTCCAAGGATAAACTGAAGCTATTCCGCAATACCCTCGCCGCACTGGGCGAGATGCTGAACGGGGACGACATCCTTCTGATTATGGGGGCGTTCGATTTCAGCGCGGACAAAGTCGAGGCGCTCAGGTTCCTCGGCGATTATACGTCGGGCATCACCTGCGCGGAGGCCGCGCTCATCCTGCGCAAGATACCGTTCTCGAAAGACCGCCTCGCGCTCCTTCGCGTCATCAAAGACTGGATAACCGATACCGGGGAGGTTCATTCGCTGACCGCCGCGTTCGAGTTCGAGGCCGACAAGGTCGAGGCGTGGAAGATACTCAAGTCGGTGAAACCTGTCAGCCTGATGTTCGGTATCGTGAAAAAATCGCCCGCCGTGTTCGTGATCGATTACTCCGGCAGTATGACCGTGAAGTTCAAAGCCGGCGGAGTCCAGATGACCCGTCTCGACTACGTGCTGAACGAGCTCGAGACCGCGTTGACGAACCTCCCGCCGGGGATGACATTCAACGTCGTCGCGTTCCATACGGAGGTCGTCCCGTGGGCGGCCGCGCCTCTCCCGGCGAGTAAAAATAACCTCCAATCGGCGGTGACGTTTATGCGGAAGGTCTCGCCCGAGGGGGGAACCGCGATCTACGACGCGCTCGAGTACGCGTATTCGCAGAACCCGCAGGCGATCTATTTCCTGACCGACGGCATTCCCACCCACGGCGCAAAGACCGCCGTCGCGGATATCCTCGCCGATGTGAAAAAATGGCACGCCGCGAACCCCTGCCCTATCTACGCGATAGCATTCCTGATGGGAGAGTTCGGCGGCGACAATAAGACTTCGTCCAAATCGTTCCTGAAACAACTATCGGAAATCACGGGCGGCGTGTTCCGGGTAATGGAGTAA